The Phacochoerus africanus isolate WHEZ1 chromosome X, ROS_Pafr_v1, whole genome shotgun sequence genome has a segment encoding these proteins:
- the CCDC160 gene encoding coiled-coil domain-containing protein 160 → MDARRKHWKENMFAPFFSAQDILGEASQLESSAEQLTLDKLKRMERIFNLSSRKFQDANKSKRKELISQLNENEQEPNLRERKINISKNKAITNSASCESSNVEVPSKESFNSAKETPTWGTKEVVTPWRKDKKKKLTKGMSPKLRLNLLNDELEVLNMKCRKIEEEFEHAEKELLNSKKEVSAKPLNFQEAGVETSKKDWELQALRNDLSEKTTNVKNLTEELEQAKEVIHKLSLENKDLKEAVRKLKRQTEVGNALLKEEMKLYYELEMEKVRGELNAIKNELRAEKTLQARNNRALELLRKHFASVTSNTPDSFMEDFFKT, encoded by the coding sequence ATGGATGCTAGGAGAAAACACTGGAAGGAGAATATGTTTGCTCCTTTTTTTAGTGCACAGGATATTCTAGGTGAGGCTTCTCAGCTTGAATCTTCTGCTGAACAACTGACTTTAGATAAGCTCAAGAGaatggaaagaatttttaatttgtctAGTAGAAAGTTTCAAGATGCAAATAAATCTAAAAGGAAAGAATTGATTTCTCAACTAAATGAAAACGAACAAGAACCAaatttaagagagagaaagataaacatttcAAAGAATAAGGCAATCACAAATTCTGCCTCCTGTGAATCATCTAATGTGGAGGTTCCAAGCAAAGAAAGCTTTAATAGCGCGAAAGAGACTCCTACCTGGGGTACGAAAGAGGTAGTAACTCCATGGCGAAAGGACAAGAAGAAGAAACTCACCAAAGGAATGTCTCCAAAACTGCGCCTGAATCTTCTGAATGACGAGCTAGAAGTGCTGAATatgaaatgcagaaaaatagaagaggaattCGAACATGCGGAAAAAGAACTTTTGAACTCCAAAAAAGAAGTCTCCGCAAAACCCCTAAATTTTCAAGAAGCAGGGGTGGAAACTTCCAAGAAAGACTGGGAACTTCAAGCTTTAAGAAATGACCTCTCTGAAAAAACAACCAATGTCAAAAACTTAACAGAAGAGCTTGAACAAGCCAAAGAGGTCATCCACAAGTTGAGCCTCGAgaacaaagatttaaaagaagCTGTCAGAAAGTTAAAGCGGCAAACTGAGGTTGGCAATGCCCTcctaaaggaagaaatgaaattgtattatgagttagaaatggaaaaggtcCGCGGAGAGCTCAATGCCATCAAGAATGAACTGAGAGCAGAGAAGACCCTACAAGCAAGAAACAACAGAGCCCTGGAGTTGCTTAGAAAACACTTTGCTTCTGTAACATCAAATACCCCTGACAGCTTtatggaggatttttttaaaacctaa